AAAAGGTGATGAAGGTATGAAAGCAGATACTGCTGGTGTTGCAGAATACTTAGCTAAAAATGAAAATAAATTATAAAAAATAGGAATAATTATTATGGGAAAATATATAGAATTAAATCAAAATAGTATGGAAGAAACAATTAAAGAAGGAGTTTCTTTAGTTGATTTTTGGGCACCTTGGTGTGGACCTTGTAGAATGATAGCTCCTGTTATAGACCAACTTGCAGTTGAGTTCGAAGGAAAAGCAAAAATTTGTAAAGTAAATACAGAAGAAGAGCCTGAGTTAACGGCACAATATCAAGTACGTTCAATTCCAACAATTCTTTTCTTTAAAGATGGAAAAATAGTTGAGCAATTAATTGGTGCTACAAATAAAGCTACACTAGAAGAAAAAATAAATAAATACTTATAAAATCTAAAATAGCTAAAGACACTTTTGTCTTTAGCTAAATCCTCTTTCAATAAACTAAGTTAAGTTTAACTAATTATAAAAATACTATAATTTCCAAAATCTATAAAGGAATTTTATGTCAAAACTCTATAAAAATTTATTTATAATTTTATTTCTACCCCTTTTAATATTTGCTGAAGATATTCAAACTCCAACTACACCTGTTAAACTTTTAATAAAAGAGAGTCAACAAACAACAACTCTAAAAGCTGAACAAACTAATACTAAAGAAGTTAGTCAAAGTATTGAAGAACAAATTGATTCACAAACTAAATTATTAGAGGAAATAATCAATAATATAAATAATGAATCTTATTTAACTACATTGCCTGAAAAAAATTATTATGATAATGAGATTAATTTTTTAACAAATAGAATAAATGCAAATAATCTTCAAGGAAATTCACTTGCTGTAAAAAGAGATGAGATTAAACTTGAATTTTTAAAAGAAAAAGCAACTTATGAAACAACTTTAAAAAATATCATTATTGGAAAACAAGAGTTTAAAAATAAAAAATATTTTGAAGAACTTTTAGATACAAATATAAAATTTATTCAAACTTTTAATTTAGATGAGTATAAATTTTTATATGATAGTGAATTAAAAAATGTAAATACAAACAAAGTCTCTTCTGATTTGGTTGATAATTATATTGAACTTTACAATCAAAAACATACTCAACTTTTTGTTTTACAATATTTATATTCAAATATACAAAAATTTAGAGCTTCAAACTTTTTTATTGATGAATTTAATCTTAAATATTTTATGAACAAAATTGATAATATAAAAGGTATCTCTTTTGTATCTTCATTAACTTCTTATCATTTTAATTTTTCAATTGGTGAACTAACTATTGCTTTATTAATAATTCTATTTTTTAGATTAATTAATAGATATCTAATAGTTTTAATCACAAACTTTTTATCAAAATTTTTTATCAAAAACAATAAAAAGAATTTAGAAGAGAATATTTTATATCATATAAAAGATGCCATAAATACACCATTAATTTATAGTTTATATCTTTTTTCTATTCAACTTTCAATGTTTATTTTAGTAAAAGACCAAACTTTTATAAACAATTTAATGCCTTGGATAAATACAATTTATATGGCTTTATTAACATGGGCAATTTATGCAATTTTAGATAATAGTATCTCTATATATGCACAAAATCTACTTGAAAAATATCAAAATGTAAGAAAAGAGATGATTGTTTTTATTTTAAAAATAATCAAAGTAATGTTAATTTTGATAGTTGTTTTATTTTTATTTACTCAACTTGGAATTGATGTAAAAGCTATTGCTGCTTCTCTTGGAGTTGGAGGTATTGCTATCGCACTTGCTGCTAAAGATACTTTAGCAAACTTCTTTGCTTCATTAAATATTATGACTGATAACTCTTTTTCTCAAGGTGATTGGATTAGAACAGATGATTTTGAAGGAACAGTTGTTGATATTAGAATGAGAACAACAAGAATTAGAACCTTTGATAATGCAATGATTACTGTTCCAAACTCACAAATTGCAAATGCTCACATTATGAATTGGTCAAAAAGAATAATTGGAAGAAGAATAAAAATGAGTATTGGAATAACTTATGAAAGCAAAATGGAAGATATTATTAGATTAAAACACGACATTCAAGATATGTTATTAAATCATCCAAAAATCGCATCTAATAAAACAATAAATATTTCAAAAACAAAAGCTTTTGAAGCCATAAAAAAAGAGGATTTAGAAGGAATAAAAAATACTCTATTAGTTTTTATTGATGAATACTCTAGTTCATCAATTGATATTTTAATTTACTGCTTTTCTAAAAGTCCAGTTTGGGAAGAGTGGCTTGAAACAAAAGAGGAAGTTATAATTGAAATTGCAAAACTTGTAGAAAAAAACAACTGCGAATTTGCCTACCCTACTCAAACCCTTCATTTAAAAAATGAAGAAAAATATGAATAAATATGAATATAAAAACCAACTTGAGACTTTACAAGAATTGGCTCATATTGGTCTTTGGGAATTTGATTTAACAACAAAAACTTTGACTTGGTCAAATGAAATATATAATATTTTTGAAATGGATAATAAAACATTTATTCCAACTTATGAAGATTTTTTTAAAATAGTTCATCCAGAAGATAAAGAACTACTAGAAAATGCTTATCTTAACTCTTTAAAAACAAAAGAAAAATTTAAAATTAATCATAGATTACTGATGAATGATGGAAGAGTTAAATACGTAGAAGAGTCAGGTAATACACTTTTTGATGAAAAAGGAAATCCTCTTATATCAAGAGGTACTGTTCAAGATATAACTGAATTATCACTAGCAAAAATAGAAGCACAAAATGAACATAATAAATTAAAAGCCATTTTAGAAAATATTCCTGATTTATTATGGATAAAAGATGTAAATGGAGTTTATATCACTTGTAACAAAAGATTTGAGGATTTTTTTGGAGCTAAAGAAAAAGATATTATAAACAAAACAGATTATGATTTTGTAGATAAAAAACTTGCAGATTTTTTCAAAGAGCATGACATAAAAGCCATGAATTCAAAAAAACCTTTATCTAATTTCGAAGATATTACTTTTGCAAGTGATGGACATAAAGAATATTTACAATCTATTAAATCAAAAGTTATCGATTCAAATGGTAATATCCTTGGAGTTTTAGGTATTGGTAGGGATTTAACTGAACTTAGAGATAAAGAAGTTAAACTAACTGAACAACAAGAAGAGTTACAATCTATTTATAACACAACAAAAGATGGTTTGGCAATAGTTGACATGAAAACTAATTTTGTTAAAGTAAATAAAGCATATTGTGAAATAACAGGACTTAGTGAAGAAGAACTATTAGGAACTTCTTGTTTAGCTCTTAGTGACCCACAAGATAGAGAAAGAGTAAGTGCTATTATGAATGAATTTATGCAAAAAGGTGTTATAGATAATTTTGAAAAGGTTTGTATAATAAAAAATAAAAGAATAAATGTTACTTTATCTGCTTCATGGATGCCTGACAAAAAACATATTCTTTTAAGTATGAAAGATATTACAAAAAATAAACTTTTTGAAGAACAAAGTAAATTAGCTGCAATGGGTGAGATGATAGGAAATATAGCTCATCAGTGGAGACAACCTTTAAGTGTTATTACAACTATCTCAAGTAATATCAAACTTCGTAGTGAATATGACCAATTAGAAGATTATGATATTGAATCTGATATGAATATCATAATGCAACAAGCACAATATTTATCAAAAACTATTGATGATTTTAGAAACTTTATAAGAAATACAAAAGATGTTCATAAATTAAGTTTAAAAGATACTATTGAAAAAACTTTATCGATTTTGCACTCAGCAATGATTAATAACTCTATTACAATAATAACTGACTTAAAAGATGATATCGAAATTGAAGGTTATGAAAATGAATTAATCCAATCATTTATCAATATAATTAATAATGCAAAAGATGCTGTAAAAGAAAATGTAAAAAATGATGAAAAATTAATTTTTATAGATACAAAAAAAGAGGATTCTTCTTTAATTATTACCATAAAAGATAATGGAGGTGGAATTTCTGATAATATAATTCATAGAATATTTGAGCCTTATTTTACAACAAAAAATAAAACTGTAGGAACAGGGATTGGTCTTTCTATGACTTATAAAATGATAACTGAAAGACATAATGCATCAATTGATGTTTATAATGAAGAGTATATTTACAACAATAAAAATTACAAAGGTGCTTGCTTTAAAATAACTTTTAAATAAAAATTATTGGTAGAAATTTTTATTTTTCTACCAATAAATCAGCCTTAGAACGAATCTTCTTTTTATATAAAAACTCTTTTTCTCGCTCTGTAAACTTTTCTTCTTTTATTGGTTGGCATACTTTTTCTTTTTTTTCTTTTTTTACTTTTTTCTCTTCAATTTTTTCTTCATTTTTAAACATTGTTAAAAGTAGATATATTGAAAAAACTAAATTAAAAATAATAATCACCCATTTTGAAATAAGAGCAATTTCTAAATATTGAAGTTTATCTTTTAGTTTTAAATATTCAACAACATCACCATAAATTATATTTGCAAATAGAGCAATAATTAAAAGAAGTGCAACAAAAGTAACTCTTTTTCTAAATTTGAATAAATAGTACCAAAAAACTGCAGATTTTACTTGCTTGAACATTTTTAATTCCTAAACAAAAAAGTTTAAACCTAAAGCTGCAAGTGCAACCACTAAAGATTTTGTTTTTAAATCATCAACTATTTTTCTCTCTTCATCTGCAATAATTATTTCTAATTCTTCATCACTATAATCATCAAAAGTTTTATGATTTTCAACTAGTCTAGCTTTTGTTGCAAGAACTGCTTTTTCTCTGATTTTTGAATTTATTGCATCTTTTAGTTGTTGGCTTTTTATTTTTGGATAATCAAAAGCTTTCGTAGCATTTTCACTTGCTAAATTTATTAACTTATTAGAATTCTCTTTTAATTTATCTTTTATTCCCATATTTTTTTCCATTAAAATTTATTTTATTCTAGCATTTAACAATTAACAAAGTTTTAAAAAGTGATTTTTTATGA
The genomic region above belongs to Arcobacter ellisii and contains:
- the trxA gene encoding thioredoxin, with the translated sequence MGKYIELNQNSMEETIKEGVSLVDFWAPWCGPCRMIAPVIDQLAVEFEGKAKICKVNTEEEPELTAQYQVRSIPTILFFKDGKIVEQLIGATNKATLEEKINKYL
- a CDS encoding PAS domain-containing sensor histidine kinase, which translates into the protein MNKYEYKNQLETLQELAHIGLWEFDLTTKTLTWSNEIYNIFEMDNKTFIPTYEDFFKIVHPEDKELLENAYLNSLKTKEKFKINHRLLMNDGRVKYVEESGNTLFDEKGNPLISRGTVQDITELSLAKIEAQNEHNKLKAILENIPDLLWIKDVNGVYITCNKRFEDFFGAKEKDIINKTDYDFVDKKLADFFKEHDIKAMNSKKPLSNFEDITFASDGHKEYLQSIKSKVIDSNGNILGVLGIGRDLTELRDKEVKLTEQQEELQSIYNTTKDGLAIVDMKTNFVKVNKAYCEITGLSEEELLGTSCLALSDPQDRERVSAIMNEFMQKGVIDNFEKVCIIKNKRINVTLSASWMPDKKHILLSMKDITKNKLFEEQSKLAAMGEMIGNIAHQWRQPLSVITTISSNIKLRSEYDQLEDYDIESDMNIIMQQAQYLSKTIDDFRNFIRNTKDVHKLSLKDTIEKTLSILHSAMINNSITIITDLKDDIEIEGYENELIQSFINIINNAKDAVKENVKNDEKLIFIDTKKEDSSLIITIKDNGGGISDNIIHRIFEPYFTTKNKTVGTGIGLSMTYKMITERHNASIDVYNEEYIYNNKNYKGACFKITFK
- a CDS encoding mechanosensitive ion channel family protein; protein product: MSKLYKNLFIILFLPLLIFAEDIQTPTTPVKLLIKESQQTTTLKAEQTNTKEVSQSIEEQIDSQTKLLEEIINNINNESYLTTLPEKNYYDNEINFLTNRINANNLQGNSLAVKRDEIKLEFLKEKATYETTLKNIIIGKQEFKNKKYFEELLDTNIKFIQTFNLDEYKFLYDSELKNVNTNKVSSDLVDNYIELYNQKHTQLFVLQYLYSNIQKFRASNFFIDEFNLKYFMNKIDNIKGISFVSSLTSYHFNFSIGELTIALLIILFFRLINRYLIVLITNFLSKFFIKNNKKNLEENILYHIKDAINTPLIYSLYLFSIQLSMFILVKDQTFINNLMPWINTIYMALLTWAIYAILDNSISIYAQNLLEKYQNVRKEMIVFILKIIKVMLILIVVLFLFTQLGIDVKAIAASLGVGGIAIALAAKDTLANFFASLNIMTDNSFSQGDWIRTDDFEGTVVDIRMRTTRIRTFDNAMITVPNSQIANAHIMNWSKRIIGRRIKMSIGITYESKMEDIIRLKHDIQDMLLNHPKIASNKTINISKTKAFEAIKKEDLEGIKNTLLVFIDEYSSSSIDILIYCFSKSPVWEEWLETKEEVIIEIAKLVEKNNCEFAYPTQTLHLKNEEKYE